TGCTTTTTGTTTAATTTTCTCCTCTCTCACTTCCTTAGATAAATCTGGAGAGGATTGTAATAATCCTTGAAATTTTAAGTCTTTTTCAAATTTATTTAATTCTCTAAAAGCTTTTTCTTCCATTTCTTTATTCAAGAATATTTCTGCTTTTTCTCCACGATAATGTTCAACGATGGGAGCAATAATTAATTGCTGTGATACTTTTTGAGTTAGTAATGGAACAACAATTAATAATAATAAAAAGTTAACTGCTATTTGAGTCTTTTTTCTCGATGAGCGAAATTTTTGCAGAAATTTTTCTTCTGCTTGAGGAGATAAATCTCCGGAGACTTTCTGAATAGTTCTACCAATGGAGCCAGGTAAAAACCCTGTTTTCTCAAAGCTTGAAGATTTTTGCTTATTTCCCTTACCTTGTATATATCCCTCTAAATTATTCTTTTCTATTGATAACTGAGTATTTTCTACCTGATTATCAGTAATCGCCTGACCAATTGTATATTTATAGATAACACCATCAATAAATTTTAATTTTTGCAAACATTCCTCACTTTGATAACTCAAAAGAGAATGGCTCAGATTAAATTCCCAGAGTTTAATTTGAATGAATATCAGTTTTTTTCTCAGAAACAATCGCCAATAGGAAGTGATACTCGGCGACATATTTTGCTGATTAATCTCATATCTAGAAAAATGTTCATCCTCAACCTCTTGAATTGCTTGAGCTGCTTCATAAGCTTGAGATAATGCTCGTTCGGGAGTATTTTTAAACCAATGGTAACTTGAAAGAGTTCTTGTTTTGAGCGTTTGTCGTAATAAATCGGTATTCTTCTGAAAAAAAGAAGTTTTAATAGCACACATTTTTGATGTTCACCTCGCTATTGATAATCTCAAACAACATAATTAACTAGCGACTCTTACAACCTGTAAAAAACAAGTTTCCTTGGATAGAGTAGTAAAGATTATCCTATTGATGAAAAACTCAGCTTTTTATCTTCATAAATTTAATATTTACTTGATAAATTGTCTGTAGTCCATACAAAAATGATAGCTAACCTATGTAAAAGTGAGCATCTATACAATAAGTTATCAATTTTTAACTTAACTAATAAGATATGGTACTTGATTATGGATGACTGCCAATGAGTGGATTGGGTACAGGGAAGGGACGATTTTCTAAGAGTTTAAATTTACCATTGCTAGCATCATAGGCATAAACTGCTCCACTTTCGATTTCATAAATCCAAGCATGGAGGGTAATTTCTCTCGAATGCATCTTAGAACGAATCACGGGGTAGGTTTCCAGGTTTTCTATTTGGGTTAACACATTTTGCTCAATGGCAATTTTTAATAATTCTTCCTGGGGATAATCACCATAATTATCTAATACTAAACGACGGGTTGGCTCACCGTGATGTCGTAACCAGTCATAAACTAAAGGCATTTGTTGAGCAAGATTACCTATTTGCAATAATCCTTTGATAGCTCCACAGTGAGAGTGACCACAAATAACTATATCTTTAATCCCTAAACCTTGGACTGCATACTCTACGGCTGCACCTTCTGCATTCCCAGTCTTGGCATAAGCCGGAATAATATTACCAATATTGCGGACAACAAACAATTCTCCCGGTAGACTCTGGGTAATTAGACAGGGGTCAATACGTGAATCGGAACAGGTGATAAATAATACTTCTGGTGTTTGCCCTTGGGATAGTTGGGTGAATAACTCACGGTGACTGCTAAAGTAATTATCATGAAAGTCATTGAGTCCATCGATTATACGTTTTATGGGCACAGTTTCCTTCCTCCGGGTACAAGTATATGGCTTGGTTTTTAATTACACAGAATCTCACGATTATTTCGCAGAGAAATCAAGATATTCCTCAATTCAGTGAATAAAAGTATCAATGACCTCTATGTATTCTTTTGCTACCAAAGCGAATCCGTGAGTATTTATCAAGAGTTATTACCTTCTTACACCCTTTGGCGAAAATGTGCTACCTAGAAAGAATAATTTTATTTCATTATTGATAATAGGGGAAGCCTTGAAACCCTTTTGACGTAAGTATTTGATGCTACGCTAATGTCCTAAGGTATCCGAAAAAAACCTATAAATCATGACAATGTATCAGTTATTTTACTACTGTTGTCATTTTTTAAGAGAATTGAAATTACTCAGAAATACTTGTGCAATTATTGTTTTCTGCAACAATTTTGGTGGAATAATGAAGAAAAATTAAAGATGTTTATTTGTCTACGTAAAGTTACCTGAAATGAATGATTAAGCAATTATAGGTACATAATTGGATTTTCCTATATGCGTAAGTATGTCATTGTAGGTAATTTATCATTGGTCGCTGCTTCATTATTAGGTTTACAAGTAGCAGCTTTCGCACAAAATAGAGGCACTACTGATGTAACGATTATCAACAATCAGCCGATTCAGAGACTAAGCGAGAAAAATATTACTGAATCTCAGCCATACATCAACCCTTTAAAGGGAGCAAGTACAAATAATCTCGCACCAGCTACAGCTATTGATAAACCATTAAATGCTACACCAGGAGCAATCACAGAAAAATCACCAGGATTAATAGGTATTCAAGCTTACGGTTCCTTTGGAGTACCCTTTACATCCAAAAGGGTGTCACATCAACCTACTTTCAATGTCAGTTCTAATTCTAATGCTTATCTCAGCGCGACTTTCCCCTACAGTGCTACGGGAAGACTGACATTTAATGTTGGTCAATCAACAGCCCATTGTAGTGCCAGCTTGATTCGTAAAAGTGTAATTGTGACAGCCGCCCATTGTGTCCAAAACTTTGGAAGTGGAGCAAATATATTTTCTAACTTTTCCTATACACCAGCTTTTTACAATGGTTCTGCTCCTTACGGTAGTTGGAGTTGGGAAGCACTAGTCAGACCTAATACTTGGGCAAATGGAACGGATACGGGAAGTGGTGCAACTAGAAATAATGACTTAGCTGTTCTGATTATCGCTAAAAATTCCCAGGGACAATTCATCGGAGACATTACTGGATATTTAGGTTACGGTTGGAATAACTATTCATTTGTTAGCTCTAAATACACAGGTAATCTAACTGTTGCAGCACTTACCACCCTGGGGTATCCAGGATTGCTAGATTCTGGTCGGATTATGCAAAGGAGCGATGGTCCCAGTTATTTGACAACTCTGAGTGGCGCAAAACAAATTTACCAGGGAAGTAATTTTACTAAGGGTTCGAGTGGGGGACCTTGGATCGCTAATTTCGGTTATGAGAATCCTGTTTTTTCGAGTGGAGCAAATGCTGGGAATCAGTCTTTAAGTGGTGTTGTTGTTGGTGTCACTTCCTGGGGAGAATCGGATCCAAATGGTTCCAAGAACAACTATTCATCCCAGTTTGCACAGAATAAAGAGTATCCCAATGCAAGTTATGGTAACTATGGAGCCGGTAATATTGGATCCTTACTCAATCAATTGTGTTCTACCAAGCGCTCAGGCAGTAATATGACCTACGCTCAACTAGGATATTGTAGTTAATTCTAAGTGATTCTGCTGAGATGAGAGAGTTGGGGGTTATAGATAATGCTGAAAAAAATTCTAGTTGTAGGAATTTTAGGAGTTACCTTTACTTGTTGTACCACTGTAGGGGCTAGTGCAGAGTTGAGTTTAAACCAGTCTGGATATATGTTATCAAAGCGTCCTCAGAAGTCTAAGGTTGTTTTGAAGAATTCTGCTTGGGAATTGCAACGTTGGGAATATCAAGGTTCTAGGGTTATTCTCGTACCAAAAACACAATTGTCTGTAAAATTTCAGGACACTCAAGTGGAAGGTTCGTCTGGTTGTAATAGTTTCAATGGTTCCTATCGTTTAGTAAATAATAAACTTTCCATTGGAACATTGAGTTCAACAAGGATGGCTTGTGAAACGGATGTAATGAATCAAGAGTTCCGATTTTTATCTGCTCTCAAATCAGTGCGTCGTTTGCGTGTTGAAGGTTCCAGCCGTTTGCTCTTGTTTTATCGGTTAGATGGGGTTGAGGGAGTTTTGGACTTTGTGTCTCAGCAGTAATGGGGTGAGTGGGGGCAAAAGAATTCGGTTCCGCTAACGCGACGCTCCCAAGGGGAACCGCGCAAAGCGCGATCGCATAGCTGGAAATTTTCCTCAACGAGGGTGACAAGAGTATGTCATAATAAGCCGTCGCTTACACCATTGACTACATCAATCGTGGACTACAACGAATCTCTTAACGACTTAGCAGCTGCACTGCAACAACCAGCAGATTTGACTTTTGAACTGCCAGATCCAGAGGATGAGGGAATTCCAGAGATGGAGTTTCAACAGCAGGTAGATGTCGCTTGGCAGGTATGCGATCGCTTTGATTTGCAAACGGAAATTTGGCGGGGACGTATCCTGCGTGCTGTGCGCGATCGCGAGAAAAAAGGTGGTGACGGACGGGGAACGGGTTTTCTCAACTGGTTGAAGGAACGAGAAATCAGTAAAAGTCAAGCCTATGCTTGGATTCAATTAGCCAATAGTGCGGATACTCTCCTAGAGGATGGCAAGTTACAACCCAGTGCTATCAAAAATTTCAGTAAAAGAGCATTTGTGGAGACTTCCAAAGCTGCACCAGAAGTCCAGGTGATGGTGAGTGAAGCAGCAGAAAAGGGCGATCGCATCACTCGCAGGGAAGTGCGGCAAATGAATGATGAATGGATGGCAATGTCTAGTGACTTGTTACCGGAATCTGTAAAGGAAAAAGCTGCCGATAACAGCTTGCCTGCGCGGTATATTGCCCCCCTGGTCAAAGAAATGGAAAAACTGCCCGAATCCCATATTGAATCTTTGCAGAAGGAAATAGCCGCAAACCCTGATGTGGATACGGTGAAGCAAGTAACTACAGAAGCGAAAAATTTAGCCAAATATCTGAAAGCATCTGCCCAGGTACAAGCATTGACTCAGCAGGATGTCAATATTGAAACTGCCCTGATTGAAGCACAACGCATCGGTTGCTTGAGCATTGCTGCGGATTTAGTCAACCAAGCATCGCAGATGGAGCAAATGATTGCCAAGATGTATATGACATGGAAAAAGATTGGTAACTTGGCAGATAGATTGTATGTGGATACGGGTGCGAGTACTCCCCATCTGCGATCGCTGCTGGAATCAGTGGAACCTCTGGGTAGCGATGTCATGGAAATTCAGCTTGCAGGGACTGTAGAGCGTACCGTACGAGTCCATATTCAGGAAAATAGTTAAATTTATTAATAAAGCCATACCAGGATTTCCGTTCGCGTAAGCGAACCGTAGGTTTATCGCATAAGTATGAGGGAAAAATATGACCTACACCACAAAACTACTCTCCTTCGAGGAATTTGTCATCCAATACGGTGATAATCCTCGCTACGAACTAATTGACGGAGAATTACGTGATATGGAACCAACTGGTCCCCACGAAGCTGTTTCAGGTGCGATCGCAGGAAAAATATACGTTGAAATATTTAAAACAAATCTCAACTGGCTAATTCCCAAAAACTGCTTAATAAAACCTCCTGCTGCTGAAGCTACAGCACTACGTCCTGATGTAATTATTTTAGATAAAGCAGAGTTAAGCCAAGAACCTCTCTGGCAAAAAGAACCGATTATTTGTAATGGTAATACCATTAAACTTGTTGCTGAAATTGTCAGTACAAACTTGCAGGATGACTATGCGAGAAAAGTTGAAGAGTATGCTTTTCTGGGAATTCCAGAATATTGGATTATCGACTTTCGCGGATTGGGTGGCTTACAATTTATTGGCAATCCCAAACAACCAACTTTTATCGTTTGTCAGTTGATTGATGGTGTGTACCAACAGCAACAATATCGTTTGGGAGATAATATATATTCTTATCTTTTACCAAACTTACAACTCAAACTTAATGATGTTATGCAGTTTTAACAACTACTATGACAATCAAAGAACAAGTACTAAAAGAAATTGCAGCTATTTCAGAGACGATTCTGGCTGAAACCACAGATTTTCTAGGCTTTATAAAAACAAAAGAAACTCCAAAATCATCTCTATAATCACCTACTCAAAACCCATTCTTTAAAGATTTTTTGGTAATCTCTTAAAATGTCACCACGCTACGAATAGATTCACCCTTGTGCATCAAGTCAAAAGCATGATTTATCTGCTCAATTGGCATCACATGGGTAATCAAATCATCTATATTTATCTTGCCTTCCATATACCAATCAACAATTTTCGGTACATCCGTACGTCCCCTAGCTCCACCAAATGCCGAACCTTTCCAGACTCTGCC
The Calothrix sp. 336/3 DNA segment above includes these coding regions:
- a CDS encoding proton extrusion protein PcxA (involved in light-induced Na+-dependent proton extrusion) — protein: MCAIKTSFFQKNTDLLRQTLKTRTLSSYHWFKNTPERALSQAYEAAQAIQEVEDEHFSRYEINQQNMSPSITSYWRLFLRKKLIFIQIKLWEFNLSHSLLSYQSEECLQKLKFIDGVIYKYTIGQAITDNQVENTQLSIEKNNLEGYIQGKGNKQKSSSFEKTGFLPGSIGRTIQKVSGDLSPQAEEKFLQKFRSSRKKTQIAVNFLLLLIVVPLLTQKVSQQLIIAPIVEHYRGEKAEIFLNKEMEEKAFRELNKFEKDLKFQGLLQSSPDLSKEVREEKIKQKALAIATEFRHHSSQAISNIFADSLSLLAFAIIIITNKKQIAVVKLFMDEIVYGLSDSAKAFIIILCTDVFVGFHSPHGWEVLLEGLGEHLGIAPERSAIFLFIATFPVILDTIFKYWIFRYLSRLSPSALATFKEMNE
- a CDS encoding carbonic anhydrase — protein: MPIKRIIDGLNDFHDNYFSSHRELFTQLSQGQTPEVLFITCSDSRIDPCLITQSLPGELFVVRNIGNIIPAYAKTGNAEGAAVEYAVQGLGIKDIVICGHSHCGAIKGLLQIGNLAQQMPLVYDWLRHHGEPTRRLVLDNYGDYPQEELLKIAIEQNVLTQIENLETYPVIRSKMHSREITLHAWIYEIESGAVYAYDASNGKFKLLENRPFPVPNPLIGSHP
- a CDS encoding serine protease, whose amino-acid sequence is MRKYVIVGNLSLVAASLLGLQVAAFAQNRGTTDVTIINNQPIQRLSEKNITESQPYINPLKGASTNNLAPATAIDKPLNATPGAITEKSPGLIGIQAYGSFGVPFTSKRVSHQPTFNVSSNSNAYLSATFPYSATGRLTFNVGQSTAHCSASLIRKSVIVTAAHCVQNFGSGANIFSNFSYTPAFYNGSAPYGSWSWEALVRPNTWANGTDTGSGATRNNDLAVLIIAKNSQGQFIGDITGYLGYGWNNYSFVSSKYTGNLTVAALTTLGYPGLLDSGRIMQRSDGPSYLTTLSGAKQIYQGSNFTKGSSGGPWIANFGYENPVFSSGANAGNQSLSGVVVGVTSWGESDPNGSKNNYSSQFAQNKEYPNASYGNYGAGNIGSLLNQLCSTKRSGSNMTYAQLGYCS
- a CDS encoding META domain-containing protein, which encodes MLKKILVVGILGVTFTCCTTVGASAELSLNQSGYMLSKRPQKSKVVLKNSAWELQRWEYQGSRVILVPKTQLSVKFQDTQVEGSSGCNSFNGSYRLVNNKLSIGTLSSTRMACETDVMNQEFRFLSALKSVRRLRVEGSSRLLLFYRLDGVEGVLDFVSQQ
- a CDS encoding Uma2 family endonuclease, producing MTYTTKLLSFEEFVIQYGDNPRYELIDGELRDMEPTGPHEAVSGAIAGKIYVEIFKTNLNWLIPKNCLIKPPAAEATALRPDVIILDKAELSQEPLWQKEPIICNGNTIKLVAEIVSTNLQDDYARKVEEYAFLGIPEYWIIDFRGLGGLQFIGNPKQPTFIVCQLIDGVYQQQQYRLGDNIYSYLLPNLQLKLNDVMQF